CATTAAATCGCCATTGTTGAACCATTAAGCGTTAGTTGGAGTTAGTTGTACCTTCTTATACAAAcgatccctaaaccctaaactattcaaaaataatttccCCTGTAAATTTGGAGGATAATATAACACACatgataaaaatatgttatCATAGGACACAAAGTATTATACTATTCCTTGTGAATCATAAACTAATTTATCATGTAATGGAAAGAAGGATACACATAATTAGTACTACAACGTTATACACAATCTATGAATTTGAGAATTTCATACAgaaaattcagatttttttttttaaaatgtatgttACCTTAAGTCTCAAcactaattaaaatatgaaaatatcatCCAAAATTGAAATAAAACCGTCAAATATGAATAATACATGTTTGATCGGTCAAAATCGAGTCAATGCATAGTTGATAGTTCGTTCACCTCCGCAACAATAACCATAAGGACTACGTACCATACCTACATTTATTAAATTGCCTCGTTCTCTTTGTAAAACTTCGCCTATAAATTCCCAATACTTCTCCCAACTTTTTAggtaggcctgggcgttcgggtacccattcgggttcggttcgggtttttcggatttcggttctattttgtaacaccTTCTAGGTCCCATTCTAGTAAATCTACAAGTTCGGTCCGGGTTCAGATATAAcacatcggtttcggttcggttcggttaatacccgaagtaaccatatatcgaatcggattcgggttatatcagatcggttcggatataccctaagtaaaatctaaaattcaatagaaaaacataaaaatatatacttatttatatataatggagtatttaagatattcttttaaaaaaattagatacttattgttagatatcatgttgaaataaacatgaaattgaatatttgaagtacatatttatgttttaaatatttatattatatattaattcggaCATTCGGATCGgtttgttcggatatttttcgggtttttcgggttttcgggtttttcggattatccattcgggttcggttaataacacttcgggttcggatatgttttgtaacaccctacgagatccattcggatattttttagaattcggattcggttcggatcgggtttttcggttcgggttcggttcggatttcgggttacgGGTTTTATGCCCAGCCCTATTTTTAGGCCACAAGTTATCTCTTTCTCTAAATTAAACACTTAatctcctcttctttttttgttggtcGTAAAACCAAAAGACCTAGATACCATGAATGAGAATCACATTCAAAGTGAGCAGACAACAAACAATAACAATTCACCAGTTACCACCGTTGATATAACAAACCAAAACCTCCCAAACTTCCTCTTATCGGTACGCCTCAAATACGTTAAACTCGGTTACCACTACTTAATCTCAAACGCCATCTACATCCTCCTCCTCCCCGTGCTCTTTGCTGCAACCTCATCCTTCAAACTCTCCGATCTCACTCTCTTATTTAACCACCTCCTCCATTTCCACCTCCTCCCCTCCACTCTCTTTGCTGCTCTTCTCATCTTTCTAACCACCCTCTACTTCACAACCCGTCCTCGTAAAGTCTTCCTCCTCGATTTCGCTTGCTACAAACCCGACCCTTCTCTGATATGCACACGAGAAACATTCATGGACCGGTCTCAGAAAGTAGGTATCTTTACAGAAGACAACCTCGCTTTCCAACAAAAGATCCTCGAACGTTCCGGTTTAGGGCAGAACACCTACTTCCCGGAGGCTCTCTTACGTGTCCCCCCGAATCCATGTATGTCGGAAGCGAGGAAAGAAGCGGAGACGGTTATGTTTGGAGCGATAGACGCAGTGCTTGAGAAAACAGGAGTCAAGCCTAAGGATATTGGAATACTTGTGGTGAATTGTAGCTTGTTTAATCCAACGCCTTCTCTTTCGGCTATGATCGTGAATAAATATAAGCTTAGAGGAAACATTTTGAGCTATAATCTTGGTGGTATGGGTTGTAGTGCTGGTCTTATCTCCATTGACCTCGCTAAACAGCTTCTTCAGGTAACTACTATTTATCAATTTCCCTCATCAGTTAATTATAGATTAACGATCTTTTTGGTTATTAGTACGTACTTATATACTAAGATTCTTCCAATAGGAAAATTTGATAAGAAATGAAAATCTCGTGAGAAAAAATTAGTTACATTTTTGGGTGGGGAGATTGGGACTTTCATAGTTTTTCTTCACGTCTTGTCATtatcttaataattttttggttGCTGATTTTGTATGAGACAAAGGTAAAAAACTCTAGCTTTGATTATGAGCACGTGCACATCTATGAATTTTGTGCCAGGCTTTTCTTTTGTGTCTCTAGGCAGGTGGTAGTTGCGAAAATTGAAAACTATAGATTGTCTTAATAGCAAGTACAATTTGATTCAAGTACACGATATATATGTACCAATAGGAGTGTCTGTACATATGATACTTACATCGGGTACATATATGTTACAGTCAATCCAAAGTTTGGATTCTTGTCACGGTTGTATTTGCCTAGCTGTAGATCATGTCGGAATACCAGCTACTAGTGAACATTATGTATGATATATCTAcctatatatatgattaagTGAATTATTTATTGTAAACAGATTaaatgattgaaaaaaaaacagattaaatatgaTTAGCAAGACTGAATTATGTGACGTAAGATAGTTAATTAGTGTTTTGAAAAGTGAATAGTTTAAGGCTTTAAGGTAGATGTTCGCATAGCTATTACCCTTAATTAGTTTGAACAAAATCGATGGGGTGACGTGTCTTGCTTAGTAATGTTTAACGAGGAAAGGTTTGTTGAACAAACATCACCAAAACAACAAGTTTTTTTAGGAGTATAAGtttcattaaatataaatacacGTAAGGTCTCACGTATGGTGTCTTGCATGTATTTAACGCGtttcattaaatataaaagtttgttatttttattcGTGAAAACCGACTGAAAAGTAACAAAAGTATGGCAAAACATGCGTTTAATTAGATTTGCTTGCCCTGAAAGTAACATATTATATACCAACCAGAtcgaaaatctaaaatatataattaacccataacgtgtttttttttttttaattagtacatATGCGTTTTGATATGCGAGTCCTAATTTCCCAGCTTTAATAATATCACGCAGGTCCAAGCAAACTCATATGCACTAGTAGTGAGCACAGAGAACATAACCCTAAACTGGTACTTGGGCAACGACCGATCAATGCTTCTCTCAAACTGCATTTTCCGAATGGGCGGCGCAGCCGTTCTCCTCTCTAATCGCTCCTCCGACCGCCGCCGCTCAAAGTATCAGTTAATCCACACTGTCCGCACTCACAAAGGAGCTGACGACAACGCCTTTAACTGCGTTTACCAACGCGAGGACAACAACGACAACAACAAAATAGGTGTATCCCTCTCCAAAAACCTAATGGCTATAGCTGGAGAAGCTCTCAAAACGAACATCACCACGCTCGGACCGCTTGTCCTACCGATGTCAGAGCAACTTCTCTTTTTCATGACACTCGTGGCTCGGAAAGTATTCAAAGCCAAGAAAATAAAACCTTATATTCCTGACTTCAAGCTAGCTTTCGAGCATTTCTGCATCCACGCGGGAGGGAGAGCGGTGCTGGATGAGATCGAGAAGAACTTGGATCTTTCTGAGTGGCATATGGAGCCTTCGAGGATGACTTTGAACAGGTTTGGGAACACGTCGAGTAGCTCGCTGTGGTATGAGCTTGCGTATAGTGAAGCTAAAGGGAGGATCAAGAGAGGAGATAGGACTTGGCAGATTGCCTTTGGGTCAGGTTTTAAGTGTAACAGTGCGGTTTGGAAAGCTTTGAGGAGTGTTGATCCGTCCAAGGAGAAGAAGACTAATCCATGGGTGGATGAGATTCATGAGTTTCCAGTTCAGGTTCCTAGGGTGTCTCTAGTGTCGTCATCTTCGTCCGAGTCTTGATAGCTTTCGAACCTCTTCTCTTGTAATGTAATATGATTCACGTCGCATGAATATCTCAACTTCTATCTatcaatctttttattttatttacattcaCGTCTACCTTTGTTAACTGTATTACcactattctttttttctttaaatcaaGGGTCAGTCAACATATACTCAAAATTGAGGTCATTCTCCATGttttattacatgtaataaaaTGCGCAGGTTTTGACAATGCAAATATACAATTACTAGATGATAAACCGCGTCTTGCGCGGAGTAAATTCTTTTAACTTGAATGTAGTTAAATATAATAAGTTGTACTCATTTTGTTACCGATAActatttttacatttgattaaaaataGGTATTCAGGTAtcatttggttttgttcagttCAGATCTTTggagttcggttcggtttgaacTTTTATGGGTTCGGTTTGGAGTTTTGacaatccatttttttttttttaaagttaaagttcatatatacttttaatttcaaaatttaaaaataaaaataatatataacatataaatttgaatagtgtatactaaaatacttaaatttaacataaaaattgattttgcttaaatatttggataaaaaatcaatagacattttaaatatttttggtattttaagTATCGTTTacctattttaaacatgtactttatttgtatatatttttaaatattttg
The Raphanus sativus cultivar WK10039 chromosome 1, ASM80110v3, whole genome shotgun sequence DNA segment above includes these coding regions:
- the LOC108823436 gene encoding 3-ketoacyl-CoA synthase 2 → MNENHIQSEQTTNNNNSPVTTVDITNQNLPNFLLSVRLKYVKLGYHYLISNAIYILLLPVLFAATSSFKLSDLTLLFNHLLHFHLLPSTLFAALLIFLTTLYFTTRPRKVFLLDFACYKPDPSLICTRETFMDRSQKVGIFTEDNLAFQQKILERSGLGQNTYFPEALLRVPPNPCMSEARKEAETVMFGAIDAVLEKTGVKPKDIGILVVNCSLFNPTPSLSAMIVNKYKLRGNILSYNLGGMGCSAGLISIDLAKQLLQVQANSYALVVSTENITLNWYLGNDRSMLLSNCIFRMGGAAVLLSNRSSDRRRSKYQLIHTVRTHKGADDNAFNCVYQREDNNDNNKIGVSLSKNLMAIAGEALKTNITTLGPLVLPMSEQLLFFMTLVARKVFKAKKIKPYIPDFKLAFEHFCIHAGGRAVLDEIEKNLDLSEWHMEPSRMTLNRFGNTSSSSLWYELAYSEAKGRIKRGDRTWQIAFGSGFKCNSAVWKALRSVDPSKEKKTNPWVDEIHEFPVQVPRVSLVSSSSSES